A single window of uncultured Pseudodesulfovibrio sp. DNA harbors:
- a CDS encoding Rrf2 family transcriptional regulator — MKLTTRSRYGTRMMLDIAQNCQDGPVRIQDIAERQGVSAKYLEKLIRKLKEIGFVKSKRGPRGGHSLAVPASDIPIGEVVHALEGDGSLVECRSGKEECDRMDICLTRRLWQEAADAMYDHLNTVTLADLMRDAEECAQPQLNPLDMRHTA, encoded by the coding sequence ATGAAGCTGACAACTCGGAGCCGCTACGGAACACGGATGATGCTCGACATCGCACAGAACTGCCAGGATGGTCCTGTTCGTATTCAGGATATTGCTGAACGTCAGGGAGTGTCTGCAAAATATCTTGAAAAACTCATTCGCAAACTCAAGGAAATTGGGTTTGTAAAATCCAAGCGCGGGCCACGTGGTGGACATTCTTTGGCTGTTCCTGCCTCGGATATACCCATCGGTGAGGTTGTTCATGCTCTGGAAGGTGATGGTTCTTTGGTGGAATGCCGGTCCGGTAAGGAAGAATGTGACCGTATGGATATCTGTCTGACCCGTCGACTGTGGCAGGAAGCTGCTGATGCTATGTATGATCATTTGAATACCGTTACCCTTGCGGATTTGATGCGTGACGCCGAAGAGTGTGCACAGCCTCAGTTGAATCCATTGGATATGCGTCATACTGCATAA
- a CDS encoding hemolysin III family protein — translation MLSSLRDPVSGLTHCIAAMLAILGTVLLILRSVSPAMPWHIVTFSIFGGGMILLYTASTLYHWLPVSDYWVRFLRRVDHSMIFFYIAATYTPICLIPLRGAWGWSIFGVIWGLAASGIIMKIFWMNAPRWLSTGIYLAMGWLVLVGIYPLYQSMSGTALAWLAGGGVVYSIGAVVYAIKWPDPLPHVFGFHEIFHLFVIGGSACHFILMYWYV, via the coding sequence GTGCTATCTTCTCTACGTGATCCTGTCAGTGGGTTAACCCACTGCATTGCGGCAATGCTTGCCATACTTGGCACTGTGTTGCTCATCCTGCGTTCGGTCAGTCCTGCCATGCCGTGGCATATTGTCACCTTTTCCATTTTTGGAGGAGGTATGATCCTGCTTTATACGGCCAGCACGCTGTACCATTGGTTGCCTGTGTCTGATTATTGGGTCCGTTTTTTGCGTCGGGTAGATCACTCGATGATCTTTTTTTATATTGCGGCCACCTACACACCCATTTGCCTTATCCCCTTGCGCGGTGCATGGGGCTGGTCCATTTTTGGTGTTATTTGGGGGCTGGCAGCTTCCGGCATCATCATGAAGATATTCTGGATGAACGCTCCGCGCTGGCTTTCTACTGGTATCTATCTTGCCATGGGCTGGTTGGTGCTGGTGGGGATTTATCCATTGTATCAATCCATGTCTGGAACAGCATTGGCATGGTTGGCAGGTGGAGGAGTGGTCTATTCCATCGGTGCTGTAGTCTATGCCATTAAATGGCCTGACCCTTTGCCTCATGTTTTTGGTTTTCATGAAATCTTCCATCTGTTTGTGATTGGTGGAAGCGCATGTCACTTTATCTTGATGTACTGGTACGTTTAG
- a CDS encoding MetS family NSS transporter small subunit: MTTSAIIMMIVGLGVTWGGAVFCMRLAMNKKKN, translated from the coding sequence ATGACAACTTCCGCTATCATCATGATGATTGTTGGCCTCGGTGTTACATGGGGAGGAGCTGTATTCTGCATGCGTCTCGCCATGAACAAAAAGAAAAACTAG
- a CDS encoding sodium-dependent transporter, whose amino-acid sequence MAQREQWGSRAGFVLAAVGSAIGLGNIWRFPYMAYENGGGAFIIPYIFALLTAGIPFMIMEFGLGHKYRGSAPKVFRSIGSKWEFLGWMQVLVAFAISIYYVAVIGWTINYTGFAFNQSWGADPKGFFFGEYLGLTGSPFELGGIRWPILGACTLAWGITWLAITSGVRKGIERACKVLIPLLFVLVLVLIARVVNLPGAMTGLDYLFTPDFSRLADFSVWADAYGQIFFSLSIGFAIMLAYSSYLPKKSDINNNAAITVFINCGFSMLSGVMIFAVLGNMAEATGQNVADVAGAGVGLAFVTIPAAINTMPAPAFVGTLFFLCLTMAGVSSHISIVEAVSSSFIDKFAWSRKKTASIVCAGGFALTLVFTTGGGLLILDIVDHFINNLCILGVALVEIILMSYIVGLDDIQKHVNATSDFTVGNAWKLCLKLVTVAILGYSFVMNVYTDMGTPYGGYATKDLIMLGWSLLPVAFVLGMALNKQQPARSFVRND is encoded by the coding sequence ATGGCTCAACGTGAACAATGGGGCTCCCGCGCCGGTTTCGTACTGGCTGCAGTTGGCTCCGCAATCGGCCTGGGAAACATCTGGCGTTTCCCTTACATGGCGTATGAAAATGGCGGCGGCGCCTTCATCATTCCTTACATTTTCGCTCTTCTCACAGCTGGTATTCCTTTCATGATCATGGAATTCGGCCTGGGACATAAATATCGCGGTTCCGCACCCAAGGTTTTCCGGTCCATCGGCTCCAAATGGGAGTTCCTCGGCTGGATGCAGGTCTTGGTAGCCTTTGCTATTTCCATTTATTATGTGGCGGTTATCGGCTGGACTATCAACTACACAGGTTTCGCCTTCAATCAGTCATGGGGCGCTGATCCCAAGGGCTTCTTCTTTGGTGAATACCTTGGACTGACAGGTTCCCCGTTCGAACTGGGCGGCATCCGCTGGCCCATCCTTGGTGCATGTACCCTGGCTTGGGGCATCACATGGCTCGCTATCACATCCGGCGTCCGCAAAGGTATTGAACGCGCATGTAAAGTGCTCATTCCCCTGCTGTTCGTTCTGGTCTTGGTCCTCATCGCTCGCGTTGTGAACCTGCCTGGCGCCATGACTGGCCTGGACTACCTGTTCACCCCGGACTTCTCCAGACTGGCAGACTTCTCGGTCTGGGCTGATGCTTACGGCCAGATCTTCTTCTCGCTGTCCATCGGTTTCGCCATCATGCTGGCCTACTCCAGTTACCTGCCGAAAAAATCTGATATCAACAACAATGCAGCAATAACGGTGTTCATCAACTGTGGTTTCTCCATGCTCTCCGGCGTCATGATCTTCGCCGTTCTGGGCAATATGGCTGAAGCGACAGGCCAAAATGTAGCTGATGTTGCCGGTGCAGGCGTTGGCCTTGCATTCGTCACCATTCCAGCTGCTATCAACACCATGCCAGCTCCCGCTTTTGTCGGCACCCTGTTCTTCCTCTGTCTGACCATGGCGGGCGTCAGCTCCCACATCTCCATCGTGGAAGCCGTCAGCTCCTCTTTCATCGACAAGTTCGCATGGAGCCGCAAAAAGACTGCATCCATTGTCTGTGCTGGTGGTTTTGCCTTGACTCTGGTCTTCACTACTGGTGGCGGCCTGCTCATTCTCGATATCGTTGATCACTTCATTAACAACCTCTGCATCCTTGGTGTTGCGCTGGTTGAGATTATCCTGATGAGCTACATTGTAGGTCTCGACGACATCCAAAAGCACGTCAATGCCACCTCCGACTTCACTGTCGGCAATGCATGGAAGCTCTGTCTGAAGCTCGTGACTGTAGCCATCCTCGGTTACTCCTTCGTCATGAACGTCTACACCGACATGGGTACTCCTTACGGCGGATACGCCACCAAGGATCTGATCATGCTTGGCTGGTCCCTCTTGCCTGTGGCTTTTGTCCTTGGCATGGCCCTGAACAAGCAGCAGCCCGCACGTAGCTTCGTGCGCAACGACTAG
- a CDS encoding cytoplasmic protein, with amino-acid sequence MNCLYAFNGELMCFVHVLLNALDMKEKGEDTIIVFEGASVILIPELEKKENPFSTLYFKAKDAGLIDGACKACSAKLGVLDAVKKAGIKLIGDMAGHPSIVDYQKKGFTIITF; translated from the coding sequence ATGAACTGTCTTTATGCCTTCAACGGCGAACTCATGTGTTTTGTCCATGTCCTCCTCAACGCCTTGGACATGAAAGAAAAGGGTGAGGATACCATCATCGTATTCGAAGGAGCCTCGGTCATATTGATCCCCGAACTCGAAAAAAAGGAGAATCCGTTCAGCACCTTATATTTCAAAGCCAAAGATGCCGGACTGATTGACGGAGCATGCAAGGCCTGTTCTGCCAAATTGGGAGTCCTCGACGCGGTCAAAAAAGCAGGTATTAAATTAATCGGCGACATGGCCGGACACCCGTCCATCGTTGACTATCAAAAAAAAGGGTTCACCATTATCACCTTCTAA
- the prxU gene encoding thioredoxin-dependent peroxiredoxin (Most members of this family contain a selenocysteine.) has product MPTKQAAGCERPGPKVENVTQPKEKTASQIANESQGGPMIRVGQKAPDFTASAYIDGGFGSVTLSEYLGQWVALCFYPGDFTFVUATEISAVAEKNEEFEKLGVQVLSMSTDSMFVHKMWDEHELSKMITKGKVPFPMLSDGGGAVGSIYGVYDEAAGVDVRGRFLIDPDGNVQAFEVLTPPVGRNVSETLRQIQAFQLVRESKGTKATPSGWKPGKPVLNPGPGLVGKVWEEWKVIQAFD; this is encoded by the coding sequence ATGCCCACAAAGCAAGCAGCAGGGTGCGAACGCCCCGGCCCCAAAGTCGAAAACGTTACGCAACCCAAAGAAAAAACCGCATCGCAAATAGCGAACGAATCACAAGGAGGCCCCATGATTCGTGTTGGACAAAAAGCCCCTGATTTTACCGCTTCCGCCTATATCGACGGAGGCTTCGGTTCCGTAACCCTTTCAGAATATTTAGGGCAGTGGGTTGCCCTTTGTTTCTATCCCGGTGATTTTACCTTTGTCTGAGCAACCGAAATTTCTGCGGTCGCAGAAAAAAATGAAGAATTCGAAAAACTCGGCGTTCAGGTTTTATCCATGTCCACGGACTCCATGTTCGTTCACAAAATGTGGGATGAGCATGAACTTTCCAAGATGATCACCAAAGGCAAAGTACCCTTCCCCATGCTGTCTGACGGCGGCGGTGCGGTCGGCTCCATTTATGGAGTCTATGACGAAGCCGCCGGCGTTGATGTGCGTGGCCGCTTCCTCATCGATCCTGATGGCAATGTTCAGGCATTTGAAGTCCTGACCCCACCAGTTGGTCGCAACGTTTCAGAAACTCTGCGCCAAATTCAGGCCTTCCAGCTCGTCCGCGAATCCAAAGGGACCAAAGCCACACCATCCGGCTGGAAACCCGGAAAACCCGTCTTAAACCCCGGCCCCGGCCTTGTCGGGAAGGTCTGGGAAGAATGGAAAGTGATACAAGCCTTCGACTAA
- a CDS encoding right-handed parallel beta-helix repeat-containing protein gives MRYVSKILCGIMLSLTIPISSMATEVGTLTELHQALDAANNGSHKEIILQDGKYVLQHALSIQADGVMIRSKSGNRDTVWLVGPSMDSEVGHVFHISGSDITLRDMTIGRVANHAIQIHGELNAHRPCLANLHILDCREQMIKISTNLDAPNMGCMGGIIEDCLFEYTAKIGPHFYIGGIDAHNARDWTVRNCEFRNIASPDKEAAEYAIHFWSGSRGTQVENNQIIDCDRGIGFGMGDSPHFGGVIRNNIITHGPQGRYADVGISLESASGAIVTDNQIFFQHKYPNAIEYRFPATKDVVISNTSTNRAVVSRDGGQAIVH, from the coding sequence ATGCGCTATGTTTCAAAAATATTGTGCGGGATAATGCTGAGCTTGACCATCCCGATTTCAAGCATGGCCACGGAAGTAGGAACCTTGACAGAACTGCATCAGGCCCTTGATGCCGCCAACAATGGCTCGCACAAAGAAATAATACTCCAAGACGGCAAATACGTGTTGCAACACGCGTTATCCATTCAGGCTGACGGCGTAATGATACGATCCAAATCCGGCAATCGTGACACAGTATGGTTAGTGGGACCAAGCATGGACTCAGAAGTCGGCCATGTCTTTCATATAAGCGGTTCAGACATTACTCTTCGAGACATGACCATTGGCCGTGTAGCCAATCACGCTATACAGATCCATGGGGAATTAAACGCTCATCGTCCCTGTCTTGCCAACTTGCATATTCTCGACTGCCGGGAACAAATGATCAAGATTTCGACAAACCTCGACGCTCCTAACATGGGATGCATGGGGGGCATCATTGAAGATTGCCTTTTCGAATACACTGCCAAAATTGGCCCTCATTTCTATATCGGGGGCATAGACGCACACAATGCACGAGATTGGACTGTCCGCAATTGCGAATTTCGAAATATAGCAAGTCCAGACAAAGAAGCGGCTGAATATGCCATCCATTTCTGGTCTGGTTCTCGCGGCACACAAGTCGAAAACAATCAGATTATTGACTGCGACCGGGGCATTGGTTTTGGAATGGGTGACAGTCCTCATTTCGGCGGCGTCATACGAAACAATATCATCACGCATGGACCTCAAGGGCGTTATGCCGACGTCGGCATCTCCCTTGAGTCCGCTTCCGGTGCCATCGTCACCGACAACCAGATTTTCTTCCAACATAAATATCCCAACGCTATCGAATATCGCTTTCCAGCCACAAAGGATGTGGTCATTAGCAACACATCCACCAACCGAGCCGTCGTCAGCAGAGACGGAGGACAAGCAATCGTCCATTAA
- the amrS gene encoding AmmeMemoRadiSam system radical SAM enzyme — MIEARLWESIGRDTISCRLCNHYCPIKPGKRGRCGVRENRNGTLYSLNYDKIAVQNLDPVEKKPLYHFQPGTRTYSIATMGCNLRCSFCQNWSLSQPPHENGIIEGHAVTPQQLVDDATRRGAASISYTYSEPTIFFELMQDTATLAKARGLKNIMVSNGFMSTESLDELAPIIDAINVDLKCFTEDFYKEISGARLKPVLNNLIKIKHELKWWLEVTTLLIPGHNDSPAELNQLTEFIAKKLGTDTPWHISRFHPDYQMTNSGVTPGDALETAYDIGKSKGLKYVYIGNMPGLDRQKTFCPGCNAQLIDRSGFSIQRSGIKNGRCTQCGKIIHGINMG; from the coding sequence ATGATTGAAGCGAGACTTTGGGAATCAATTGGACGCGACACGATTTCCTGCCGATTATGCAACCACTACTGTCCGATCAAGCCCGGTAAGCGGGGACGATGCGGTGTGCGTGAAAACCGTAACGGCACACTCTATTCGCTGAATTACGACAAAATTGCCGTTCAAAACCTTGATCCCGTAGAAAAAAAGCCACTCTATCATTTCCAACCGGGGACACGCACATATTCAATAGCCACCATGGGCTGCAATCTACGCTGTTCATTCTGCCAGAACTGGTCGCTGTCTCAACCGCCGCACGAAAACGGTATCATTGAAGGTCATGCTGTGACACCGCAACAATTGGTGGACGATGCCACCAGACGTGGGGCCGCCTCCATTTCCTATACATACTCCGAGCCAACCATCTTTTTCGAATTGATGCAGGATACAGCCACTCTCGCTAAAGCGCGTGGCCTGAAAAATATTATGGTGTCCAATGGCTTCATGAGCACGGAAAGTCTCGATGAACTGGCACCGATTATTGATGCCATCAACGTGGACTTGAAATGCTTCACCGAAGATTTTTACAAAGAGATATCCGGCGCACGCCTGAAACCTGTGCTGAACAACCTCATAAAAATCAAACATGAACTCAAGTGGTGGCTCGAAGTCACGACCTTGCTCATCCCCGGCCACAATGATTCTCCGGCTGAATTGAACCAACTGACAGAATTTATTGCCAAGAAACTCGGCACAGATACGCCATGGCACATCTCCCGCTTCCACCCGGACTACCAAATGACCAATTCAGGAGTTACTCCCGGAGACGCTCTGGAAACCGCATATGATATCGGCAAGTCAAAAGGACTTAAATACGTATACATCGGCAACATGCCGGGACTTGATAGACAAAAGACCTTCTGCCCCGGCTGTAACGCCCAGCTCATCGACCGTTCCGGGTTCTCCATTCAGCGCTCAGGAATCAAGAATGGTCGGTGTACACAATGCGGCAAAATCATCCATGGCATAAATATGGGATAG
- the purM gene encoding phosphoribosylformylglycinamidine cyclo-ligase, which produces MSDSAKRSQAYTAAGVNIEAGNEFVGRIKDMVKSTFTPGVATDIGGFGGLFKPEISGMEAPMLVSGADGVGTKLKLAFMFDKHDTVGIDLVAMSVNDVLVQGATPLFFLDYFATGKLESGVAAQVVSGVCEGCRQSACALLGGETAEMPGFYPDGEYDLSGFAVGMVDTPKMVTGKDVKAGDVLIGLGSTGAHSNGWSLIRKILGESGLKQDDTFPGTDKTVAEVLIEPTKIYVKAVLEVMESLTIKGMVHVTGGGFYDNIPRVLPDDVTAAIEFGSWDMLPIFDWLKNQGGLSWPEMLQIFNCGIGYILILEADSADKAMEILDARDDVDAYRIGEIVEREGSGEQVEITFP; this is translated from the coding sequence ATGAGCGATAGCGCCAAACGTTCCCAGGCATACACCGCAGCTGGTGTGAACATCGAGGCAGGCAATGAATTTGTCGGCCGTATTAAAGATATGGTGAAATCCACCTTCACGCCCGGCGTGGCAACGGACATCGGCGGCTTCGGCGGTCTGTTCAAGCCAGAAATTTCCGGTATGGAAGCTCCCATGCTCGTGTCCGGCGCTGACGGCGTTGGTACCAAGCTCAAACTTGCCTTTATGTTTGATAAGCATGACACCGTGGGCATTGATTTGGTTGCCATGTCGGTCAACGATGTGCTTGTCCAAGGGGCGACCCCACTGTTCTTCCTCGACTATTTTGCTACAGGCAAGTTGGAATCCGGCGTAGCTGCACAGGTAGTGTCCGGTGTGTGTGAAGGGTGCCGTCAGTCAGCGTGCGCACTTCTTGGCGGTGAAACCGCTGAAATGCCCGGTTTCTATCCTGATGGCGAGTACGACCTGTCCGGTTTTGCCGTTGGCATGGTGGATACGCCCAAGATGGTGACTGGCAAGGACGTCAAGGCTGGTGATGTGCTCATCGGGCTCGGTTCTACGGGCGCCCATTCCAATGGTTGGTCTTTGATTCGAAAGATTCTTGGCGAATCCGGTCTCAAACAAGACGACACATTCCCCGGTACGGACAAGACCGTGGCCGAGGTGCTTATCGAGCCGACCAAAATTTACGTCAAGGCCGTCCTTGAAGTTATGGAATCTCTGACCATCAAGGGCATGGTTCATGTCACGGGTGGCGGTTTCTACGACAATATCCCCCGCGTTTTGCCTGATGATGTCACGGCGGCCATTGAATTTGGCTCCTGGGATATGCTGCCGATTTTTGATTGGCTCAAGAATCAGGGTGGACTGTCCTGGCCGGAAATGTTGCAGATATTCAACTGCGGTATCGGATATATTCTTATCCTTGAAGCAGACAGCGCAGACAAGGCCATGGAGATACTTGACGCTCGTGATGACGTTGATGCCTACCGCATCGGTGAAATCGTTGAGCGCGAAGGCTCTGGTGAACAAGTCGAGATTACTTTTCCCTAG
- a CDS encoding rhodanese-like domain-containing protein — translation MIQRKMLLMTLAFMLGFVCLVESVPSASAGDNIPRMGVEQLAEMIDFDGLMIIDVRRGRDWDKSEFMIKNAVRKPHDDTSWIANVPQGKTVVLYCA, via the coding sequence ATGATTCAGCGAAAAATGTTGTTGATGACATTGGCTTTCATGCTGGGATTTGTGTGTTTGGTTGAAAGTGTGCCGAGTGCAAGTGCCGGTGACAATATCCCCCGCATGGGGGTGGAGCAACTGGCGGAGATGATCGATTTCGATGGATTGATGATTATTGATGTCCGTCGAGGCCGGGATTGGGACAAAAGCGAGTTCATGATCAAGAATGCAGTCCGTAAACCGCACGATGACACTTCGTGGATAGCGAATGTGCCTCAAGGTAAGACGGTTGTTCTTTATTGCGCCTGA
- a CDS encoding radical SAM protein, protein MSSKKKPQPKMLFATPEGEIFDHPDLLLMIRRGDEFGLPRPDEITPLPAESEFFMLPGRHAMGYNPETGQAEVMEELAVAAFACPGHTLTGVAAYDLDDDAPILPLLSYGGIGFADGKFWVCAKKVDDDKRQVFKHIPPDRVEAGAHQLISEMPENRLVNHLAGCALTSGCPAAKNLALGRFECPLPTAQSCNAQCVGCISKQPEDSGFPSPQCRISFTPTAKEIVQVMRRHESRERRPIFSFGQGCEGEPLTEAELICDAIKEYRSDGGSGTVNVNTNGSRHMVIPALKVAGVNSIRVSLNSARKGPYEAYYRPKGYTFEDVRETIAKAHEVGMFVSLNLLFFPGITDTEEEFDALVELGESCKYDFVQLRNLNLDPDLYMRLMKPFGHSPSMGFMNFKKRLKKALPWIEYGYFNPYLG, encoded by the coding sequence ATGTCATCCAAGAAAAAACCACAGCCAAAGATGCTGTTTGCGACTCCGGAAGGTGAAATATTCGACCATCCGGATCTTTTACTCATGATCCGTCGAGGCGACGAATTCGGCCTGCCAAGACCTGATGAAATCACCCCGCTCCCCGCAGAATCCGAATTCTTCATGCTGCCCGGTCGTCACGCCATGGGCTATAACCCGGAAACGGGACAAGCCGAAGTCATGGAAGAACTGGCCGTGGCCGCATTTGCTTGTCCGGGTCACACGCTCACCGGCGTTGCGGCCTACGACTTAGACGACGATGCGCCAATCCTGCCTTTGCTCTCATATGGCGGCATTGGATTTGCTGACGGCAAGTTCTGGGTCTGCGCCAAAAAGGTAGACGACGACAAACGACAAGTGTTCAAGCACATTCCGCCAGATCGAGTGGAAGCTGGAGCGCACCAACTTATTTCGGAAATGCCGGAAAATCGATTGGTCAACCATCTGGCAGGTTGTGCCTTGACCAGCGGTTGTCCTGCAGCCAAAAACCTCGCATTAGGCCGCTTTGAATGCCCTCTGCCTACGGCACAGTCATGCAACGCCCAATGCGTCGGGTGCATTTCAAAACAGCCCGAAGACTCCGGATTCCCATCCCCGCAATGCCGTATCAGCTTCACGCCCACGGCCAAGGAAATCGTGCAGGTCATGCGCCGCCACGAATCCCGTGAACGCCGCCCCATCTTTTCCTTTGGGCAGGGGTGCGAAGGCGAACCGCTCACTGAAGCTGAACTCATCTGTGATGCGATCAAGGAATATCGATCTGACGGAGGGTCCGGTACTGTCAACGTGAACACCAACGGGTCACGCCACATGGTCATTCCCGCCCTCAAGGTGGCCGGAGTGAACTCCATCCGCGTCAGCCTGAACTCAGCGCGTAAAGGCCCATATGAGGCGTACTACCGTCCCAAGGGCTACACCTTTGAAGATGTCCGTGAAACCATTGCCAAAGCCCATGAGGTCGGCATGTTCGTGTCATTGAACCTTCTCTTCTTTCCTGGCATTACCGATACCGAAGAAGAATTCGACGCATTGGTTGAACTGGGCGAATCATGCAAATACGACTTTGTTCAGTTGCGCAACCTCAACCTCGACCCAGACCTATACATGCGGTTGATGAAACCCTTCGGGCATTCCCCAAGCATGGGCTTTATGAACTTCAAGAAACGGCTTAAAAAGGCTCTCCCGTGGATTGAATACGGATATTTCAATCCGTATCTGGGATAA
- the rpsI gene encoding 30S ribosomal protein S9 has translation MMSDFTYSTGKRKNAISRTRLYAGTGQITVNGRPFEDYFPRKTLQMVVQQPLKLVKMLDKYDIKANCSGGGVSGQAEALRHGISRALCEIDPELRSILKPAGLLTRDARKKERKKYGLRGARASFQFSKR, from the coding sequence ATCATGAGCGATTTCACTTACAGCACTGGTAAAAGAAAAAACGCCATCTCCCGTACCCGCCTTTATGCTGGTACCGGGCAGATCACCGTTAACGGTCGTCCTTTCGAGGACTACTTCCCCCGCAAGACCCTGCAGATGGTTGTTCAGCAGCCCCTGAAGCTGGTCAAGATGCTCGACAAGTACGACATCAAGGCCAACTGCTCCGGCGGCGGCGTATCCGGTCAGGCCGAGGCACTGCGCCACGGCATTTCCCGCGCCCTCTGCGAGATCGACCCTGAACTGCGCTCCATTCTGAAGCCCGCAGGTCTCCTGACCCGCGATGCTCGTAAGAAAGAGCGTAAAAAATACGGTCTCCGCGGCGCCCGCGCCAGCTTCCAGTTCTCCAAGCGTTAA
- the rplM gene encoding 50S ribosomal protein L13 has translation MKTYSPKPEDANREWFIVDATDKILGRLCTEITTRLRGKHKPEFAHHMDMGDFVIVINADKIKVTGQKLDKKMYYKHTNHPGGLKEKTLREMLAIKPENVITAAVKGMLPKNRIAAQQIKKLKVYAGSEHPHAAQAPKPLDI, from the coding sequence ATGAAGACATATAGCCCGAAGCCGGAAGACGCGAACCGTGAATGGTTCATCGTCGACGCCACGGACAAGATTCTGGGCCGTCTGTGCACCGAGATCACTACTCGTCTGCGCGGCAAGCACAAGCCTGAATTCGCCCACCACATGGACATGGGTGACTTCGTGATTGTCATCAACGCCGACAAGATCAAGGTCACTGGCCAGAAGCTGGACAAAAAGATGTACTACAAGCACACCAATCATCCCGGTGGTCTGAAAGAAAAGACCCTCCGCGAGATGTTGGCCATCAAGCCTGAGAACGTCATCACCGCCGCTGTCAAAGGCATGCTGCCCAAAAACCGCATTGCCGCTCAGCAGATCAAGAAGCTGAAGGTCTACGCAGGTTCCGAGCATCCGCACGCAGCCCAGGCTCCCAAACCTTTGGATATTTAA